In Vidua chalybeata isolate OUT-0048 chromosome 33, bVidCha1 merged haplotype, whole genome shotgun sequence, the following are encoded in one genomic region:
- the C3 gene encoding complement C3 isoform X2 codes for MGARALPPPPHPPLLFLLLGFLLLLGTPGRAQLVTMVTPAVLRLETDEQVVLEAPGLTTATEASLLVQDFPQKRQVLFQTRVALSPAEGMMATTTIKVLAKALPQAQGKQFVTVTARVAAVTLEKVLLVSLQSGHIFMQTDKPIYTPGATVLCRLFTVGHLMQPVAKTVIVEVKTPDNVIIKQVPVSSPMKSGILFLNHNLPEVVSLGMWTISAKFEDSPDQVFSTQFEVKEYVLPSFEVALEPEEKFLYIDRQEDFRVSILARYLYGKPLDGTAFVLFGVMVDDEKKSIPQSLRRVAVRDGDAEAVLPMAHLRERFPNPQELVGHSLYVTVTVITESGSDMVEAQRGGIQIVTSPYSIHFTHTPKYFKPGMPFDLMVYVTNPDQSPAPRVTVQADGFQGQVSTQRDGTARLVLNMPANKDSVPITVRTAQVGLPPERQASRQMTAQAYRSQANSGNFLHLAVAATELQPGDNLAVNFHLKTSNNNVRNSVPFFTYLIMSKGHILRAGRQRHEAGQSLVTMTLPVTPELIPSFRIVAYYYVLPGEIVADSVWVDVKDTCMGTLVVKGATEGDNRVHEPGTPMRLRIEGDHKAHVGLVAVDKGVFVLSKKNKLTQTRVWDTVEKSDIGCTPGSGRDNVGVFMDAGLSLTTNIQVTTPQRSEVQCPQPAKRKRRSLALAEYKGTKAAEYSDKLEKKCCEDGMKDNLMGHSCEQRSEYIQEGESCVRAFLDCCRYIKAKRDRQSLTPSTGLARSQEEDDLFSPDSDIVSRSLFPESWLWQVEQLTEPPNELGVSAKTLPVYLKDSITTWEVLAVSLSPSKGLCVADPYEITVMKEFFMDLRLPYSVVRNEQVEIRAILYNYWQHEITVRVELVYNPDLCSPSTAKRRYQQVLRMKAKSSRTVSFVVVPLKLGLLDVEVKAAVRNQYMSDGVKKKLRVVPEGMRLEKTVKIVELDPQNKGINGVQEERVKAADLSDIVPNTESETKVSIQGNPVSIIVEKAIDGAKLKHLIVTPSGCGEQNMIALTPTVIAVHYLDSTQQWENFGIDRRAGAIELIKKGYVQQLAFRKPDSSYAAFINRPSSTWLTAYVVKVFAMARKLTDIEHGEICGPIKWLILNRQKPDGVFQEDAPVIHKEMVGGYQGAEPEVSLTAFVLIALEEARDTCKDHVNSLDDSIKKAAGFLARRYEQLARPYTVALASYALALAGKLNTERILMRFSKGGASWEERNARTYNIEGTSYALLALLQMKKSELAGLVVRWLAQQNYYGGGYGSTQATILVFQALAQYQMAAESQQQLELDVSVLLPRRASPIKYRIKNSNALVARSTETKLNEDFTVKAEGVGKGTMTVVTVYHAKVPEKDDKCDNFDLSVAVEEVNSGKEEEDVIRSVKITICTRYLDTVDATMSILDVSMLTGFSPDVQDLRRLSEGVDRYISKFELDQDKERSNVVIYLDKVSHKAQECFAFKAHQRFQVGLIQPAAVSVYSYYRIDDRCTRFYHPDKEGGKLNKICQGDVCRCAEESCFKRQEEPEDITVNQRMDRACEPGVDFVYKVRLVAREETPSHDNYIMKVLSVIKMGTDEDPAESNRTFVSHQQCRDTLKLRTGQDYLVWGQASDLWVTGRHFSYLIGKDTWLEEWPSEAACQDAALQKRCQDFIEFSESMTLFGCPS; via the exons ATGGGGGCTCGGGCGCTGCCgccccctcctcatcctcccctcctcttcctcctcctcggcttcctgctgctgctcgggacCCCCGGCCGCGCCCAGCT ggtgacCATGGTGACCCCGGCCGTGCTGCGGCTGGAGACAGACGAGCAGGTGGTCCTGGAGGCCCCCGGACTGACCACGGCCACCGAGGCCTCGCTGCTGGTCCAGGACTTCCCCCAGAAGCGCCAGGTCCTGTTCCAGACCCGCGTGGCCCTGAGCCCGGCCGAGGGCATGATGGCCACCACCACCATCAAG gtgcTGGCCAAGGCGCTGCCGCAGGCGCAGGGGAAGCAGTTTGTGACGGTGACAGCGCGGGTGGCCGCGGTGACACTGGAGAAGGTCCTGCTGGTGTCCCTCCAGAGCGGCCACATCTTCATGCAGACCGACAAGCCCATCTACACCCCCGGGGCCACCG tcctCTGCCGCCTCTTCACCGTGGGCCACCTCATGCAGCCGGTGGCCAAGACGGTCATCGTGGAGGTCAAG ACGCCCGACAACGTCATCATCAAACAAGTGCCGGTGTCGTCGCCGATGAAAAGTGGGATCCTGTTCCTCAACCACAACCTGCCCGAGGTCGTCAG CTTGGGCATGTGGACGATTTCAGCCAAATTCGAGGATTCTCCGGATCAGGTTTTCAGCACCCAGTTCGAGGTCAAGGAATACG TGCTGCCAAGCTTTGAGGTGGCCCTGGAGCCCGAGGAGAAGTTCCTGTACATCGACCGTCAGGAGGATTTCCGGGTGTCCATCCTGGCCAG GTACCTGTACGGGAAGCCCCTGGACGGGACGGCCTTTGTCCTCTTCGGGGTCATGGTGGATGACGAGAAGAAGAGCATCCCCCAGTCCCTGCGGCGCGTGGCG GTTCGGGACGGTGACGCCGAGGCCGTGCTGCCCATGGCGCACCTGCGCGAGCGCTTCCCCAACCCCCAGGAGCTCGTGGGACACTCCCTCTATGTCACTGTCACCGTCATCACCGAGTCAG GCAGTGACATGGTGGAGGCCCAGCGTGGTGGCATCCAGATCGTGACGTCCCCCTACAGCATCCACTTCACCCACACCCCCAAGTACTTCAAGCCGGGGATGCCCTTTGACCTCATG GTTTATGTCACCAACCCCGACCAGTCCCCGGCGCCGCGTGTCACCGTCCAGGCCGATGGCTTCCAGGGCCAGGTGTCCACCCAGCGCGATGGCACGGCCAGGCTGGTCCTCAACATGCCGGCCAACAAGGACAGCGTCCCCATCACC GTGCGGACGGCCCAGGTGGGGTTGCCACCAGAGCGCCAGGCCTCACGGCAGATGACGGCCCAGGCCTATCGCAGCCAGGCCAACTCTGGCAACTTCCTGCACCTGGCGGTGGCCGccactgagctgcagcccggggacAACCTGGCCGTGAACTTCCACCTCAAGACCAGCAACAACAACGTCCGCAACTCCGTCCCGTTCTTCACCTACCTG ATCATGAGCAAAGGACACATCCTCCGAGCCGGCCGGCAACGGCACGAGGCCGGCCAAAGCCTGGTGACCATGACCTTGCCGGTGACGCCGGAGCTCATCCCCTCCTTCCGCATCGTGGCCTATTACTACGTCCTGCCCGGCGAGATCGTGGCCGACTCCGTCTGGGTGGATGTCAAGGACACCTGCATGGGCACT CTGGTGGTGAAGGGGGCGACAGAAGGTGACAACCGCGTCCACGAGCCGGGGACACCGATGAGGCTGCGCATCGAGGGGGACCACAAGGCCCACGTGGGGCTGGTGGCCGTGGACAAGGGGGTCTTCGTCCTCAGCAAGAAGAACAAACTCACCCAGACCAGG GTTTGGGACACGGTGGAGAAAAGTGACATCGGCTGCACGCCGGGCAGTGGCAGGGACAACGTCGGGGTCTTCATGGACGCCGGCCTGAGCCTGACCACCAACATCCAGGTCACCACCCCCCAGCGGTCAG aggtccagtgtccccagcctgcCAAACGCAAGCGTCGCTCACTGGCACTCGCCGAGTACAAGGGCACCAAGG CGGCCGAGTACTCGGACAAGCTGGAGAAGAAGTGCTGTGAGGACGGGATGAAGGACAACCTGATGGGACACAGCTGCGAGCAGAGGAGCGAGTACATCCAGGAGGGCGAGTCCTGCGTCCGCGCCTTCCTCGACTGCTGCAGATACATCAAGGCCAAGCGGGACCGGCAGAGCCTGACACCCAGCACCGGGCTGGCCAGAA GCCAGGAGGAGGACGATCTGTTCTCGCCGGACTCGGACATCGTCTCGCGGAGCCTCTTCCCCGAGAGTTGGCTGTGGCAGGTGGAGCAGCTGACGGAGCCGCCCAACGAGCTGGG GGTCTCGGCCAAGACACTGCCCGTGTACCTGAAGGACTCCATCACCACCTGGGAGGTCCTGGCCGTCAGCCTCTCCCCCTCCAAAG GTCTGTGCGTGGCCGACCCTTATGAGATCACGGTGATGAAGGAGTTCTTCATGGACCTCCGCCTGCCCTACTCGGTGGTGAGGAACGAGCAGGTGGAGATCCGCGCCATCCTCTACAACTACTGGCAGCACGAAATCACG GTGCGCGTGGAGCTGGTCTACAACCCCGACCTGTGCAGCCCCTCCACGGCCAAGAGGCGCTACCAGCAGGTGCTGCGCATGAAGGCCAAGTCCTCGCGCACCGTGTCCTTCGTCGTCGTCCCCCTGAAGCTCGGCCTGCTGGACGTCGAGGTCAAGGCGGCCGTCCGCAACCAGTACATGAGTGATGGGGTCAAGAAGAAGCTCAGAGTCGTG CCCGAGGGGATGCGGCTGGAGAAGACGGTGAAGATCGTCGAGCTGGACCCGCAGAACAAGGGAATCA ACGGGGTGCAGGAGGAGCGGGTGAAGGCCGCGGACCTCTCGGACATCGTCCCCAACACCGAGTCGGAGACCAAAGTCAGCATCCAGG GCAACCCCGTGTCCATCATCGTGGAGAAGGCCATCGATGGGGCCAAGCTGAAGCACCTGATCGTGACCCCGTcgggctgtggggagcagaaCATGATCGCCCTGACCCCCACGGTCATCGCCGTCCACTACCTGGACAGCACCCAGCAGTGGGAGAACTTCGGCATTGACCGCCGGGCGGGGGCCATCGAGCTGATCAAGAAAG GTTACGTCCAGCAGTTGGCCTTCCGCAAACCTGACAGCTCCTACGCCGCCTTCATCAACCGCCCCTCCAGCACCTG GTTGACCGCCTACGTGGTCAAGGTGTTCGCCATGGCCAGGAAGCTGACGGACATCGAGCACGGCGAGATCTGCGGCCCCATCAAGTGGCTCATCCTCAACAGGCAGAAGCCGGATGGTGTCTTCCAGGAGGACGCGCCTGTCATCCATAAGGAGATGGTG GGAGGCTACCAAGGCGCCGAGCCCGAGGTGTCCCTCACCGCCTTCGTCCTCATCGCCCTGGAGGAGGCACGGGACACCTGCAAGGACCACGTCAAC AGCTTGGACGACAGCATCAAAAAAGCCGCCGGCTTCCTGGCCCGGCGCTACGAGCAGCTGGCCCGGCCCTACACGGTGGCCCTGGCCTCCTACGCgctggccctggcagggaaGCTCAACACTGAGAGGATCCTCATGAGGTTCTCCAAAG GTGGGGCCAGCTGGGAGGAGCGCAACGCCCGCACCTACAACATCGAGGGCACGTCCTACgcgctgctggccctgctgcagatGAAGAAGTCCGAGCTGGCGGGGCTGGTGGTCCGGTGGCTCGCCCAGCAGAACTACTACGGAGGAGGCTACGGCTCCACCCAG GCCACCATCCTGGTGTTCCAAGCGCTGGCCCAGTACCAGATGGCCGCGgagtcccagcagcagctggagctggacgTGTCGGTGCTGCTGCCGCGCCGCGCCAGCCCCATCAAGTACCGCATCAAGAACAGCAACGCGCTGGTGGCACGCTCCACCGAG acCAAGCTGAACGAGGACTTCACGGTCAAGGCCGAGGGCGTGGGCAAGGGGACAATGACCGTGGTGACCGTGTACCACGCCAAGGTCCCCGAGAAGGATGACAAATGTGACAACTTCGACCTGAGCGTGGCCGTGGAGGAGGTCAACAGTG GCAAGGAAGAGGAGGACGTCATCAGGTCTGTCAAGATCACCATCTGCACCag GTACCTGGACACCGTGGATGCCACCATGTCCATCCTGGACGTGTCCATGCTCACGGGCTTCTCGCCGGACGTGCAGGACCTGAGGAGG ctgtccgAGGGGGTGGACAGGTACATCTCCAAGTTTGAGCTGGACCAGGACAAAGAGCGGAGCAACGTCGTCATTTACCTGGACAAg gtgtcccacaAGGCCCAGGAGTGTTTCGCCTTCAAGGCCCACCAGCGGTTCCAGGTGGGGCTGATCCAGCCCGCGGCCGTCAGCGTCTACAGCTACTACAGGATcg aTGATCGCTGCACCCGGTTCTACCACCCGGacaaggagggagggaaacTGAACAAGATTTGCCAGGGGGACGTTTGTCGCTGCGCCgaag aGAGCTGCTTCAAGCGGCAGGAGGAGCCCGAGGACATCACCGTCAACCAACGCATGGACCGCGCCTGCGAGCCCGGCGTGGACTTCg TGTACAAGGTGAGGTTGGTGGCCCGCGAGGAGACCCCGTCCCACGACAATTACATCATGAAGGTCCTGTCGGTCATCAAGATGG GCACAGACGAGGACCCCGCCGAGAGCAACAGAACCTTCGTGAGccaccagcagtgcagggacacGCTGAAGCTGCGCACGGGACAGGACTACCTGGTCTGGGGACAGGCCAGCGACCTCTGGGTCACCGGCAGACA cttCTCGTACCTGATCGGGAAGGACACGTGGCTCGAGGAGTGGCCCTCGGAGGCCGCGTGCCAGGACGCCGCCCTGCAGAAGCGCTGCCAGGACTTCATCGAGTTCTCCGAGTCCATGACCCTCTTCGGCTGTCCCAGCTGA
- the C3 gene encoding complement C3 isoform X1, whose protein sequence is MGARALPPPPHPPLLFLLLGFLLLLGTPGRAQLVTMVTPAVLRLETDEQVVLEAPGLTTATEASLLVQDFPQKRQVLFQTRVALSPAEGMMATTTIKVLAKALPQAQGKQFVTVTARVAAVTLEKVLLVSLQSGHIFMQTDKPIYTPGATVLCRLFTVGHLMQPVAKTVIVEVKTPDNVIIKQVPVSSPMKSGILFLNHNLPEVVSLGMWTISAKFEDSPDQVFSTQFEVKEYVLPSFEVALEPEEKFLYIDRQEDFRVSILARYLYGKPLDGTAFVLFGVMVDDEKKSIPQSLRRVAVRDGDAEAVLPMAHLRERFPNPQELVGHSLYVTVTVITESGSDMVEAQRGGIQIVTSPYSIHFTHTPKYFKPGMPFDLMVYVTNPDQSPAPRVTVQADGFQGQVSTQRDGTARLVLNMPANKDSVPITVRTAQVGLPPERQASRQMTAQAYRSQANSGNFLHLAVAATELQPGDNLAVNFHLKTSNNNVRNSVPFFTYLIMSKGHILRAGRQRHEAGQSLVTMTLPVTPELIPSFRIVAYYYVLPGEIVADSVWVDVKDTCMGTLVVKGATEGDNRVHEPGTPMRLRIEGDHKAHVGLVAVDKGVFVLSKKNKLTQTRVWDTVEKSDIGCTPGSGRDNVGVFMDAGLSLTTNIQVTTPQRSEVQCPQPAKRKRRSLALAEYKGTKAAEYSDKLEKKCCEDGMKDNLMGHSCEQRSEYIQEGESCVRAFLDCCRYIKAKRDRQSLTPSTGLARRVTALSPRSRRPMPPPPGQEEDDLFSPDSDIVSRSLFPESWLWQVEQLTEPPNELGVSAKTLPVYLKDSITTWEVLAVSLSPSKGLCVADPYEITVMKEFFMDLRLPYSVVRNEQVEIRAILYNYWQHEITVRVELVYNPDLCSPSTAKRRYQQVLRMKAKSSRTVSFVVVPLKLGLLDVEVKAAVRNQYMSDGVKKKLRVVPEGMRLEKTVKIVELDPQNKGINGVQEERVKAADLSDIVPNTESETKVSIQGNPVSIIVEKAIDGAKLKHLIVTPSGCGEQNMIALTPTVIAVHYLDSTQQWENFGIDRRAGAIELIKKGYVQQLAFRKPDSSYAAFINRPSSTWLTAYVVKVFAMARKLTDIEHGEICGPIKWLILNRQKPDGVFQEDAPVIHKEMVGGYQGAEPEVSLTAFVLIALEEARDTCKDHVNSLDDSIKKAAGFLARRYEQLARPYTVALASYALALAGKLNTERILMRFSKGGASWEERNARTYNIEGTSYALLALLQMKKSELAGLVVRWLAQQNYYGGGYGSTQATILVFQALAQYQMAAESQQQLELDVSVLLPRRASPIKYRIKNSNALVARSTETKLNEDFTVKAEGVGKGTMTVVTVYHAKVPEKDDKCDNFDLSVAVEEVNSGKEEEDVIRSVKITICTRYLDTVDATMSILDVSMLTGFSPDVQDLRRLSEGVDRYISKFELDQDKERSNVVIYLDKVSHKAQECFAFKAHQRFQVGLIQPAAVSVYSYYRIDDRCTRFYHPDKEGGKLNKICQGDVCRCAEESCFKRQEEPEDITVNQRMDRACEPGVDFVYKVRLVAREETPSHDNYIMKVLSVIKMGTDEDPAESNRTFVSHQQCRDTLKLRTGQDYLVWGQASDLWVTGRHFSYLIGKDTWLEEWPSEAACQDAALQKRCQDFIEFSESMTLFGCPS, encoded by the exons ATGGGGGCTCGGGCGCTGCCgccccctcctcatcctcccctcctcttcctcctcctcggcttcctgctgctgctcgggacCCCCGGCCGCGCCCAGCT ggtgacCATGGTGACCCCGGCCGTGCTGCGGCTGGAGACAGACGAGCAGGTGGTCCTGGAGGCCCCCGGACTGACCACGGCCACCGAGGCCTCGCTGCTGGTCCAGGACTTCCCCCAGAAGCGCCAGGTCCTGTTCCAGACCCGCGTGGCCCTGAGCCCGGCCGAGGGCATGATGGCCACCACCACCATCAAG gtgcTGGCCAAGGCGCTGCCGCAGGCGCAGGGGAAGCAGTTTGTGACGGTGACAGCGCGGGTGGCCGCGGTGACACTGGAGAAGGTCCTGCTGGTGTCCCTCCAGAGCGGCCACATCTTCATGCAGACCGACAAGCCCATCTACACCCCCGGGGCCACCG tcctCTGCCGCCTCTTCACCGTGGGCCACCTCATGCAGCCGGTGGCCAAGACGGTCATCGTGGAGGTCAAG ACGCCCGACAACGTCATCATCAAACAAGTGCCGGTGTCGTCGCCGATGAAAAGTGGGATCCTGTTCCTCAACCACAACCTGCCCGAGGTCGTCAG CTTGGGCATGTGGACGATTTCAGCCAAATTCGAGGATTCTCCGGATCAGGTTTTCAGCACCCAGTTCGAGGTCAAGGAATACG TGCTGCCAAGCTTTGAGGTGGCCCTGGAGCCCGAGGAGAAGTTCCTGTACATCGACCGTCAGGAGGATTTCCGGGTGTCCATCCTGGCCAG GTACCTGTACGGGAAGCCCCTGGACGGGACGGCCTTTGTCCTCTTCGGGGTCATGGTGGATGACGAGAAGAAGAGCATCCCCCAGTCCCTGCGGCGCGTGGCG GTTCGGGACGGTGACGCCGAGGCCGTGCTGCCCATGGCGCACCTGCGCGAGCGCTTCCCCAACCCCCAGGAGCTCGTGGGACACTCCCTCTATGTCACTGTCACCGTCATCACCGAGTCAG GCAGTGACATGGTGGAGGCCCAGCGTGGTGGCATCCAGATCGTGACGTCCCCCTACAGCATCCACTTCACCCACACCCCCAAGTACTTCAAGCCGGGGATGCCCTTTGACCTCATG GTTTATGTCACCAACCCCGACCAGTCCCCGGCGCCGCGTGTCACCGTCCAGGCCGATGGCTTCCAGGGCCAGGTGTCCACCCAGCGCGATGGCACGGCCAGGCTGGTCCTCAACATGCCGGCCAACAAGGACAGCGTCCCCATCACC GTGCGGACGGCCCAGGTGGGGTTGCCACCAGAGCGCCAGGCCTCACGGCAGATGACGGCCCAGGCCTATCGCAGCCAGGCCAACTCTGGCAACTTCCTGCACCTGGCGGTGGCCGccactgagctgcagcccggggacAACCTGGCCGTGAACTTCCACCTCAAGACCAGCAACAACAACGTCCGCAACTCCGTCCCGTTCTTCACCTACCTG ATCATGAGCAAAGGACACATCCTCCGAGCCGGCCGGCAACGGCACGAGGCCGGCCAAAGCCTGGTGACCATGACCTTGCCGGTGACGCCGGAGCTCATCCCCTCCTTCCGCATCGTGGCCTATTACTACGTCCTGCCCGGCGAGATCGTGGCCGACTCCGTCTGGGTGGATGTCAAGGACACCTGCATGGGCACT CTGGTGGTGAAGGGGGCGACAGAAGGTGACAACCGCGTCCACGAGCCGGGGACACCGATGAGGCTGCGCATCGAGGGGGACCACAAGGCCCACGTGGGGCTGGTGGCCGTGGACAAGGGGGTCTTCGTCCTCAGCAAGAAGAACAAACTCACCCAGACCAGG GTTTGGGACACGGTGGAGAAAAGTGACATCGGCTGCACGCCGGGCAGTGGCAGGGACAACGTCGGGGTCTTCATGGACGCCGGCCTGAGCCTGACCACCAACATCCAGGTCACCACCCCCCAGCGGTCAG aggtccagtgtccccagcctgcCAAACGCAAGCGTCGCTCACTGGCACTCGCCGAGTACAAGGGCACCAAGG CGGCCGAGTACTCGGACAAGCTGGAGAAGAAGTGCTGTGAGGACGGGATGAAGGACAACCTGATGGGACACAGCTGCGAGCAGAGGAGCGAGTACATCCAGGAGGGCGAGTCCTGCGTCCGCGCCTTCCTCGACTGCTGCAGATACATCAAGGCCAAGCGGGACCGGCAGAGCCTGACACCCAGCACCGGGCTGGCCAGAA GGGTCACAGCCCTGAGTCCACGTTCGAGAAGGCCGATGCCACCACCCCCAGGCCAGGAGGAGGACGATCTGTTCTCGCCGGACTCGGACATCGTCTCGCGGAGCCTCTTCCCCGAGAGTTGGCTGTGGCAGGTGGAGCAGCTGACGGAGCCGCCCAACGAGCTGGG GGTCTCGGCCAAGACACTGCCCGTGTACCTGAAGGACTCCATCACCACCTGGGAGGTCCTGGCCGTCAGCCTCTCCCCCTCCAAAG GTCTGTGCGTGGCCGACCCTTATGAGATCACGGTGATGAAGGAGTTCTTCATGGACCTCCGCCTGCCCTACTCGGTGGTGAGGAACGAGCAGGTGGAGATCCGCGCCATCCTCTACAACTACTGGCAGCACGAAATCACG GTGCGCGTGGAGCTGGTCTACAACCCCGACCTGTGCAGCCCCTCCACGGCCAAGAGGCGCTACCAGCAGGTGCTGCGCATGAAGGCCAAGTCCTCGCGCACCGTGTCCTTCGTCGTCGTCCCCCTGAAGCTCGGCCTGCTGGACGTCGAGGTCAAGGCGGCCGTCCGCAACCAGTACATGAGTGATGGGGTCAAGAAGAAGCTCAGAGTCGTG CCCGAGGGGATGCGGCTGGAGAAGACGGTGAAGATCGTCGAGCTGGACCCGCAGAACAAGGGAATCA ACGGGGTGCAGGAGGAGCGGGTGAAGGCCGCGGACCTCTCGGACATCGTCCCCAACACCGAGTCGGAGACCAAAGTCAGCATCCAGG GCAACCCCGTGTCCATCATCGTGGAGAAGGCCATCGATGGGGCCAAGCTGAAGCACCTGATCGTGACCCCGTcgggctgtggggagcagaaCATGATCGCCCTGACCCCCACGGTCATCGCCGTCCACTACCTGGACAGCACCCAGCAGTGGGAGAACTTCGGCATTGACCGCCGGGCGGGGGCCATCGAGCTGATCAAGAAAG GTTACGTCCAGCAGTTGGCCTTCCGCAAACCTGACAGCTCCTACGCCGCCTTCATCAACCGCCCCTCCAGCACCTG GTTGACCGCCTACGTGGTCAAGGTGTTCGCCATGGCCAGGAAGCTGACGGACATCGAGCACGGCGAGATCTGCGGCCCCATCAAGTGGCTCATCCTCAACAGGCAGAAGCCGGATGGTGTCTTCCAGGAGGACGCGCCTGTCATCCATAAGGAGATGGTG GGAGGCTACCAAGGCGCCGAGCCCGAGGTGTCCCTCACCGCCTTCGTCCTCATCGCCCTGGAGGAGGCACGGGACACCTGCAAGGACCACGTCAAC AGCTTGGACGACAGCATCAAAAAAGCCGCCGGCTTCCTGGCCCGGCGCTACGAGCAGCTGGCCCGGCCCTACACGGTGGCCCTGGCCTCCTACGCgctggccctggcagggaaGCTCAACACTGAGAGGATCCTCATGAGGTTCTCCAAAG GTGGGGCCAGCTGGGAGGAGCGCAACGCCCGCACCTACAACATCGAGGGCACGTCCTACgcgctgctggccctgctgcagatGAAGAAGTCCGAGCTGGCGGGGCTGGTGGTCCGGTGGCTCGCCCAGCAGAACTACTACGGAGGAGGCTACGGCTCCACCCAG GCCACCATCCTGGTGTTCCAAGCGCTGGCCCAGTACCAGATGGCCGCGgagtcccagcagcagctggagctggacgTGTCGGTGCTGCTGCCGCGCCGCGCCAGCCCCATCAAGTACCGCATCAAGAACAGCAACGCGCTGGTGGCACGCTCCACCGAG acCAAGCTGAACGAGGACTTCACGGTCAAGGCCGAGGGCGTGGGCAAGGGGACAATGACCGTGGTGACCGTGTACCACGCCAAGGTCCCCGAGAAGGATGACAAATGTGACAACTTCGACCTGAGCGTGGCCGTGGAGGAGGTCAACAGTG GCAAGGAAGAGGAGGACGTCATCAGGTCTGTCAAGATCACCATCTGCACCag GTACCTGGACACCGTGGATGCCACCATGTCCATCCTGGACGTGTCCATGCTCACGGGCTTCTCGCCGGACGTGCAGGACCTGAGGAGG ctgtccgAGGGGGTGGACAGGTACATCTCCAAGTTTGAGCTGGACCAGGACAAAGAGCGGAGCAACGTCGTCATTTACCTGGACAAg gtgtcccacaAGGCCCAGGAGTGTTTCGCCTTCAAGGCCCACCAGCGGTTCCAGGTGGGGCTGATCCAGCCCGCGGCCGTCAGCGTCTACAGCTACTACAGGATcg aTGATCGCTGCACCCGGTTCTACCACCCGGacaaggagggagggaaacTGAACAAGATTTGCCAGGGGGACGTTTGTCGCTGCGCCgaag aGAGCTGCTTCAAGCGGCAGGAGGAGCCCGAGGACATCACCGTCAACCAACGCATGGACCGCGCCTGCGAGCCCGGCGTGGACTTCg TGTACAAGGTGAGGTTGGTGGCCCGCGAGGAGACCCCGTCCCACGACAATTACATCATGAAGGTCCTGTCGGTCATCAAGATGG GCACAGACGAGGACCCCGCCGAGAGCAACAGAACCTTCGTGAGccaccagcagtgcagggacacGCTGAAGCTGCGCACGGGACAGGACTACCTGGTCTGGGGACAGGCCAGCGACCTCTGGGTCACCGGCAGACA cttCTCGTACCTGATCGGGAAGGACACGTGGCTCGAGGAGTGGCCCTCGGAGGCCGCGTGCCAGGACGCCGCCCTGCAGAAGCGCTGCCAGGACTTCATCGAGTTCTCCGAGTCCATGACCCTCTTCGGCTGTCCCAGCTGA